One window of Syngnathus acus chromosome 16, fSynAcu1.2, whole genome shotgun sequence genomic DNA carries:
- the ptpn3 gene encoding tyrosine-protein phosphatase non-receptor type 3 isoform X2, protein MPKPDLLCLVQLLDGTIETFRINKHDEGVVLLDRVCDHLGLQERQLFNLQIRESSTAVTSITANTHSPRWLEPEKPLKKQIKGLASPFYLNFRVHFFISDPNSLQHEQTRNLYFLQIRSDIKEGRLQCPLSSAVVLASYAVQSELGDHGPSQKSGYLSKYHFIPEQDENFISKVEELHPKHKGLKKSEAELCFLNTARTLELYGVELHAALDTNNAPLMVGLASSGVAIFCNMICSSFFPWGNIVKISFKRKRFFIHLKRKHGETQDCEVTLVLACPKTCKNLWRSCVDHHSFFNCNRTARSPKHNNSSVHSYRKFITHHLGLANSKNESGPVCQRVVGGMVWNPVLRRSISSEYLETKSLPSRSPPSTPNWRSPRVRHGIRKVRPSSMELSGELKDVPEGEDVFYTYRTSVSSSKDSEGDASLHLLDEILLHADDNIAEEDGVSSSLYNNKALSDGDLLLIRIAPDHEGKFGFNVKGGVDQKMPLAISHVKPDSPAGRCEPKLLEGDQLVLINGRDISEHTHDQVVMFIRASRESHSRELALLVKRKGPGRAAALLLLPPALTLTGQSQTDGSQSPGQSERVTTLDESMRQVERGIQSGTLCFHFENLYRRKPGLSQSCARLPKNMDKNRYRDILPYDATRVTLQGQEDYINASHITVAPPVSGECLRYVAAQGPLPQTCSHFWQTVWEQQSHTIIMLTTLTERGRTKCHQYWPHPPDVKDYGHMRVKCHSEECNLAYVTRQFTLTHTQKGEERTVTHLQYVAWPDHGVPDDPSDFLLFVSSVRERRRAQEPLVVHCSAGIGRTGVLITMETALTLLDRGLPVFPLDIVKTLRDQRAMMIQTTCQFQFVCEAILRVYKEKQGGSTSP, encoded by the exons ATGCCAAAACCAGACCTGCTCTGCTTAGTTCAGCTGCTGGACGGCACCATCGAGACCTTCCGAATAAAT AAGCATGATGAAGGTGTGGTTCTGCTGGACCGAGTGTGCGACCACCTGGGCCTACAGGAAAGGCAGCTCTTCAATCTGCAGATCAGAGAGTCCAGCACAGCCGTCACCTCCATCACCGCCAACACACACTCGCCT agATGGTTGGAGCCTGAGAAACCTTTGAAGAAGCagataaaag GTCTGGCATCTCCCTTTTATCTAAACTTCCGAGTGCACTTCTTCATTTCGGATCCCAACTCCCTGCAACATGAACAGACGAG GAACCTTTACTTCCTCCAGATCAGGAGTGACATTAAAGAAGGCAG ATTGCAGTGCCCGCTGAGTTCAGCCGTGGTTTTGGCGTCTTACGCCGTGCAGT ctGAGCTGGGCGATCACGGTCCATCCCAGAAAAGCGGTTACTTGTCAAAGTACCACTTCATCCCCGAGCAAGATGAAAACTTTATATCCAAAGTGGAGGAGCTGCATCCAAAACACAA AGGTCTGAAGAAAAGCGAGGCAGAGTTGTGTTTCCTCAATACGGCGCGGACGTTGGAGCTTTATGGAGTGGAGCTGCACGCCGCTCTG GACACCAACAATGCTCCGCTCATGGTGGGCTTGGCATCGAGTGGTGTTGCAATATTCTGCAATATGATTTGCTCCAGTTTCTTCCCCTG GGGGAATATTGTCAAGATTTCCTTTAAGAGGAAGCGATTCTTTATACACCTCAAACGTAAACAT GGCGAGACCCAGGACTGTGAAGTGACGCTAGTTCTAGCGTGCCCAAAGACCTGCAAGAACCTGTGGCGCTCCTGCGTGGATCATCATTCCTTCTTCAACTGCAACCGCACCGCCAGGAGCCCCAAACACAACAACAGCTCAGTTCATTCCTACAGGAAGTTTATAACACATCACTTGGGCTTGGCAAATAGTAAAAATGAaag TGGTCCAGTTTGTCAACGTGTGGTGGGCGGAATGGTGTGGAACCCGGTTCTGAGGCGATCCATTTCATCGGAATATTTGGAGACTAAGAGTCTACCGTCGAGATCGCCCCCCAGCACGCCCAACTG GCGGAGTCCTCGCGTTCGCCACGGTATCCGCAAAGTCCGGCCGTCATCCATGGAGCTGAGCGGTGAGCTGAAAGACGTACCCGAGGGAGAAGACGTCTTCTACACGTACAGAACGTCggtcagcagcagcaaggaCAGCGAAGGGGACGCTTCGCTGCATCt GTTGGATGAGATCTTGTTGCATGCTGATGACAATATAGCAGAAGAGGATGGAGTCAGCAGCTCCCTCTACAATAACAAG GCCCTCAGCGACGGCGACCTGCTGCTGATTCGAATCGCTCCCGATCACGAGGGCAAGTTTGGCTTTAATGTTAAA GGTGGGGTGGATCAGAAGATGCCTCTTGCCATATCGCACGTGAAACCTGACTCTCCG GCCGGTCGATGTGAGCCCAAACTGCTGGAAGGAGACCAGTTGGTGCTCATCAACGGTCGAGACATTTCCGAACACACGCACGACCAGGTGGTCATGTTCATACGGGCCAGCAGAGAGTCGCACTCCCGAGAGCTGGCCCTGCTCGTCAAACGCAAAG GTCCCGGCCGAGCCGCGGCGCTACTCCTGCTGCCCCCCGCCCTCACCCTCACCGGTCAGTCCCAAACAGACGGGTCGCAGTCTCCTGGCCAGTCCGAACGGGTCACGACGCTGGACGAGTCCATGCGACAAGTCGAGAGAGGAATTCAATCCGGAACTTTGTGCTTCCACTTTGAG AATTTATACAGAAGGAAGCCTGGCTTGTCCCAGAGCTGCGCTCGGCTTCCCAAGAACATGGACAAGAATCGCTATCGGGATATTTTACCCT ATGACGCCACCAGAGTCACCCTTCAGGGCCAGGAGGACTACATCAATGCCAGCCATATCACG GTGGCACCTCCGGTCTCTGGGGAGTGTTTACGTTACGTCGCAGCTCAGGGTCCACTGCCGCAGACCTGCTCTCATTTTTGGCAGACCGTTTGGGAGCAGCAGTCACACACCATTATCATGCTTACTACTCTGACAGAGCGAGGAAGG ACCAAGTGCCACCAGTACTGGCCGCATCCGCCGGATGTGAAGGATTATGGACACATGAGGGTGAAGTGTCACTCCGAGGAGTGTAACCTGGCCTACGTGACACGGCAGTTcaccctcacacacactcag AAAGGTGAAGAACGCACGGTCACACACCTGCAGTACGTGGCGTGGCCCGACCACGGTGTACCCGACGACCCTTCCGACTTCCTGCTGTTCGTCAGCTCGGTCAGGGAGAGGAGACGAGCCCAAGAGCCTCTGGTGGTGCACTGCAG TGCCGGGATTGGACGGACAGGTGTTCTCATCACCATGGAGACGGCTCTGACGCTGTTGGATCGGGGGCTGCCGGTGTTCCCGCTGGACATTGTCAAAACACTGAGAGATCAACGAGCCATGATGATTCAGACCACG TGTCAGTTCCAGTTTGTGTGCGAGGCCATTTTGCGAGTCTACAAGGAGAAGCAAGGGGGATCTACATCCCCGTAG
- the ptpn3 gene encoding tyrosine-protein phosphatase non-receptor type 3 isoform X1 gives MPKPDLLCLVQLLDGTIETFRINKHDEGVVLLDRVCDHLGLQERQLFNLQIRESSTAVTSITANTHSPRWLEPEKPLKKQIKGLASPFYLNFRVHFFISDPNSLQHEQTRNLYFLQIRSDIKEGRLQCPLSSAVVLASYAVQSELGDHGPSQKSGYLSKYHFIPEQDENFISKVEELHPKHKGLKKSEAELCFLNTARTLELYGVELHAALDTNNAPLMVGLASSGVAIFCNMICSSFFPWGNIVKISFKRKRFFIHLKRKHGETQDCEVTLVLACPKTCKNLWRSCVDHHSFFNCNRTARSPKHNNSSVHSYRKFITHHLGLANSKNESGPVCQRVVGGMVWNPVLRRSISSEYLETKSLPSRSPPSTPNWRSPRVRHGIRKVRPSSMELSGELKDVPEGEDVFYTYRTSVSSSKDSEGDASLHLLDEILLHADDNIAEEDGVSSSLYNNKQALSDGDLLLIRIAPDHEGKFGFNVKGGVDQKMPLAISHVKPDSPAGRCEPKLLEGDQLVLINGRDISEHTHDQVVMFIRASRESHSRELALLVKRKGPGRAAALLLLPPALTLTGQSQTDGSQSPGQSERVTTLDESMRQVERGIQSGTLCFHFENLYRRKPGLSQSCARLPKNMDKNRYRDILPYDATRVTLQGQEDYINASHITVAPPVSGECLRYVAAQGPLPQTCSHFWQTVWEQQSHTIIMLTTLTERGRTKCHQYWPHPPDVKDYGHMRVKCHSEECNLAYVTRQFTLTHTQKGEERTVTHLQYVAWPDHGVPDDPSDFLLFVSSVRERRRAQEPLVVHCSAGIGRTGVLITMETALTLLDRGLPVFPLDIVKTLRDQRAMMIQTTCQFQFVCEAILRVYKEKQGGSTSP, from the exons ATGCCAAAACCAGACCTGCTCTGCTTAGTTCAGCTGCTGGACGGCACCATCGAGACCTTCCGAATAAAT AAGCATGATGAAGGTGTGGTTCTGCTGGACCGAGTGTGCGACCACCTGGGCCTACAGGAAAGGCAGCTCTTCAATCTGCAGATCAGAGAGTCCAGCACAGCCGTCACCTCCATCACCGCCAACACACACTCGCCT agATGGTTGGAGCCTGAGAAACCTTTGAAGAAGCagataaaag GTCTGGCATCTCCCTTTTATCTAAACTTCCGAGTGCACTTCTTCATTTCGGATCCCAACTCCCTGCAACATGAACAGACGAG GAACCTTTACTTCCTCCAGATCAGGAGTGACATTAAAGAAGGCAG ATTGCAGTGCCCGCTGAGTTCAGCCGTGGTTTTGGCGTCTTACGCCGTGCAGT ctGAGCTGGGCGATCACGGTCCATCCCAGAAAAGCGGTTACTTGTCAAAGTACCACTTCATCCCCGAGCAAGATGAAAACTTTATATCCAAAGTGGAGGAGCTGCATCCAAAACACAA AGGTCTGAAGAAAAGCGAGGCAGAGTTGTGTTTCCTCAATACGGCGCGGACGTTGGAGCTTTATGGAGTGGAGCTGCACGCCGCTCTG GACACCAACAATGCTCCGCTCATGGTGGGCTTGGCATCGAGTGGTGTTGCAATATTCTGCAATATGATTTGCTCCAGTTTCTTCCCCTG GGGGAATATTGTCAAGATTTCCTTTAAGAGGAAGCGATTCTTTATACACCTCAAACGTAAACAT GGCGAGACCCAGGACTGTGAAGTGACGCTAGTTCTAGCGTGCCCAAAGACCTGCAAGAACCTGTGGCGCTCCTGCGTGGATCATCATTCCTTCTTCAACTGCAACCGCACCGCCAGGAGCCCCAAACACAACAACAGCTCAGTTCATTCCTACAGGAAGTTTATAACACATCACTTGGGCTTGGCAAATAGTAAAAATGAaag TGGTCCAGTTTGTCAACGTGTGGTGGGCGGAATGGTGTGGAACCCGGTTCTGAGGCGATCCATTTCATCGGAATATTTGGAGACTAAGAGTCTACCGTCGAGATCGCCCCCCAGCACGCCCAACTG GCGGAGTCCTCGCGTTCGCCACGGTATCCGCAAAGTCCGGCCGTCATCCATGGAGCTGAGCGGTGAGCTGAAAGACGTACCCGAGGGAGAAGACGTCTTCTACACGTACAGAACGTCggtcagcagcagcaaggaCAGCGAAGGGGACGCTTCGCTGCATCt GTTGGATGAGATCTTGTTGCATGCTGATGACAATATAGCAGAAGAGGATGGAGTCAGCAGCTCCCTCTACAATAACAAG CAGGCCCTCAGCGACGGCGACCTGCTGCTGATTCGAATCGCTCCCGATCACGAGGGCAAGTTTGGCTTTAATGTTAAA GGTGGGGTGGATCAGAAGATGCCTCTTGCCATATCGCACGTGAAACCTGACTCTCCG GCCGGTCGATGTGAGCCCAAACTGCTGGAAGGAGACCAGTTGGTGCTCATCAACGGTCGAGACATTTCCGAACACACGCACGACCAGGTGGTCATGTTCATACGGGCCAGCAGAGAGTCGCACTCCCGAGAGCTGGCCCTGCTCGTCAAACGCAAAG GTCCCGGCCGAGCCGCGGCGCTACTCCTGCTGCCCCCCGCCCTCACCCTCACCGGTCAGTCCCAAACAGACGGGTCGCAGTCTCCTGGCCAGTCCGAACGGGTCACGACGCTGGACGAGTCCATGCGACAAGTCGAGAGAGGAATTCAATCCGGAACTTTGTGCTTCCACTTTGAG AATTTATACAGAAGGAAGCCTGGCTTGTCCCAGAGCTGCGCTCGGCTTCCCAAGAACATGGACAAGAATCGCTATCGGGATATTTTACCCT ATGACGCCACCAGAGTCACCCTTCAGGGCCAGGAGGACTACATCAATGCCAGCCATATCACG GTGGCACCTCCGGTCTCTGGGGAGTGTTTACGTTACGTCGCAGCTCAGGGTCCACTGCCGCAGACCTGCTCTCATTTTTGGCAGACCGTTTGGGAGCAGCAGTCACACACCATTATCATGCTTACTACTCTGACAGAGCGAGGAAGG ACCAAGTGCCACCAGTACTGGCCGCATCCGCCGGATGTGAAGGATTATGGACACATGAGGGTGAAGTGTCACTCCGAGGAGTGTAACCTGGCCTACGTGACACGGCAGTTcaccctcacacacactcag AAAGGTGAAGAACGCACGGTCACACACCTGCAGTACGTGGCGTGGCCCGACCACGGTGTACCCGACGACCCTTCCGACTTCCTGCTGTTCGTCAGCTCGGTCAGGGAGAGGAGACGAGCCCAAGAGCCTCTGGTGGTGCACTGCAG TGCCGGGATTGGACGGACAGGTGTTCTCATCACCATGGAGACGGCTCTGACGCTGTTGGATCGGGGGCTGCCGGTGTTCCCGCTGGACATTGTCAAAACACTGAGAGATCAACGAGCCATGATGATTCAGACCACG TGTCAGTTCCAGTTTGTGTGCGAGGCCATTTTGCGAGTCTACAAGGAGAAGCAAGGGGGATCTACATCCCCGTAG